The window CTTGGCATGCCCTGCGCCCCGGCTGAGTGGCAAGTTCCACACTGGCATCGCCAGACCAAAGCAGAGAGAGATGGCCACCATGCCCGTTGTGAGCTGTGCAGCCATGCCTCACCTACTCCGGGCTATGGTCAGGGGAGGCATCTGCCACAACCACCACACACTCTggactctctctctgttttttcagGTGCCCGTAAAGCCTGTCCTCCAGCCCCCCTGCAATCTTGTCCATGAGTTCAGTCCCAAGGTTGCCTATTCCTGGGCATTCGCCTCCTCCCAGGCAATCACCGTAAGGGTCAGGCGTCATCTTGATCTCCTCTGGTGGCTCTTCCTCGATCACCTGGATTTTGTCACTGGCTTCTGCAGCTGGGGACGTGACCTCCTCGTCACCAGCGCTGATAATGCGGGGCAGGGTGCTGTGGTATCGCCCCTCCAGGGGGTAGTTGACACTGTCGCCACGGCGGAGTGGGGTACGGTGCCTCTCCAGAGCAGGAGGGTAACGGACACCAGGATCGCTATACTGCTTGGTTCGCTGCCACTGCTTGCGCAGGTGGGTCCGGGAACGGTGCTTTGCACGCAGGGGTGACTCATCGAACTGTGGGTCATGACGAACAAATGCGTTGAAGAGCGCGTCGGTCTTTTCATCTATACTATAATCCCTGCGGGGCAAAGATTCCCGTGTGGGGAACATCTGCCCGTAGGGGGCCCATACTAGAGGACTGTGGGGGGGCAAACCACCAGCtgcccctctttcctcctcttctaGTTCTTGTCCTTCAAAGCTCTCAAAGATAGTGGCTTTGCGTCCAGCACTGGTGAAGCAGTGACGTTTCTCTGAGGCAGTCTGATCCTCAGCCGCATGGGCATTATTGGGGGCTTCAATGGAAGCATAGCCACTGTCCATCTGCAACAGTTTGCGTGTCCCAGCCTCTGACTCCACACTGTCCTGCTTGGGCTTCCCCCATGGCTTGTCATCTGCCCCTTCAGCATCATCTGccagggaggaagggaagctaGGCAGGCCGCCTCCTGAAGAGGAGACACTGTCCCCCCCATCGCTGCGTACAGAGTCCTGGTCGTTCCCCTGCTCAGATGAAGCATACATCTCTAGCGATGCCCGGAGGCTCCAGATATCATGATAAAGGGGGGTGGGCTGCTGTTCCAATGCTGGGGGCTCGGGAGAGGAAGGGCTACGTGATTCTGATGGTTCTAACCTATAGCCAGAAAGTACAGATACAGTTTGCCTTAAACATACCAGCTGTGAGCCTTGGTTgcatgaaaaataaaatcaagacATAAACGGTTCCCAGAAAGATAAGGCagaaaacatcccccccccccaattatctcTGTTGTTTGAGAGCAAGAATTGTAAGCGATGGTCACAGAGCCGATGCCTTGCAAAATTCATCATTCAGTTCATTTCCTTGGAATTTCTGTTGATAAATCATTGTAGGTGATTTGTAGTGCTGAATACAccccagttctttttttttctttttttggaacaGTCTTTGTTAAGTTTGGAATCTGATAGACTTACTGCCTCCCCTTGTACTTCCCAAGAAGTTTTGCTCCTGCCTTTGAACATTCCCTCCCCTAAAATCTTTGCCTAATCCAATGGAACTCTTAGTCAAGCTGGCATTTTTCAAGCGGGTGGCCTAACCCCTTAATTTCCTTTCCCCAGTCAAAGGATGGAACCAAGGAATTCTGGCAGGAACCAGGGGTTACCTGTGGGAGACTATAACTAGCAAGAATACCTTTGGTAacccttcagatttcagtgcagGCTTACTAGCTGTTAAGGAGAAAAGCCTTTTTCACCATCCTTCATACATCCCTTTGCATCATCTTGGATACCCATAATGAACAGGCTCCAAGCAAGGGAATTTTCTATGCATCCCCCTGCCTGCAAAATGATCGAATTGGCCTGCCCCACCCTGAAGAATTGATTCTTTAGTGCCTGTCTCAGCCTAGTAAGTGCTTATGGAGAGGGGCAGATGCACACATATTCCCATACAGCAAGGGCTTGAGGCCCACAAGCTCAAAAGCTGGCCTGTAGCTGCTGAGGAGGTACGGGAAAATGCAAAGTCACGGACGGCAACAGAAGCAGCAGTAtgtcccaccaccacctcccctggAACAAGCTGAGCCCCAGTAGCATGAGAAGATTGGCTCAGAGCCAGCCACAAGAGGTTACGTTAAATCTATCACCACCTCCTCCTAAGGGGCAAGTTGGGAGCAAACTGAGCTCCAGAAATATTACAAATACttccagcggcagcagcagcagtgtggaCCCATGATAGGCATCAGATATGCCTGTCCTCTGTCagtggtagggttaccagcctccagatggggcccaGAGTCCTCCCACTATTAAAACTGCGGTCTGGcctacagagatctgtttccctggagaaaatggcagtttcaaagGACAGACTCTAGAGCATTGCATCTTTGTTGAACTCCCTCCCTGggcactgtccccaaatctcctggaatttcccaacccagagttgagaACCCTAGTCAGTGGTAGCTGGAGAGCATTCTTGCTGCGCTCCGAGAATCAAGCCCCGGCCAACAGCTCTCTCTACGAAGCAAAGAGGGATTCCAAAGCAGGGCCTTTCCTTTGGCCCTCCTTCCCCCAGCCAGAGTGGGAGATGATTCTAggatcagcaggaggggggggataTCCCTCGCCCAAGTAATTCTTATTACAAGCATTTCACTCCCCCAAGATTAAAGCAGGGGTGAAAGTCTTAATCTTCTCCATCCTGTAAAAGATACATTTAATCCTTGCTTCACCACCCACCCCTTTGTCTCTCCCAATTAACTTCCCTGGTCTCTCTCTCCCGGCCAGGACTGTAGGAAGGTTCACCGCTTGCTTGTGCGCAATCCCAGGCACATCAGCGCACCCTTGGCTCTCCCTCCCTGCGTTCCCCCTTATCTACAGAAAAATACCTGCCGAGAGAGAGGGTAGGGCTGGCCGGGGCCGGCAAGAATGGCCCAGCCATGGGTCGAAATGCCACATCATCAGTCCGGGCGATGTACTGGATGATGTCCGTCTGGTGAGGGTCACGGTCTTCTTGGTCCATACTTTCACTCGCTGCCCTCTGCCGCTGGAACTGGTGGCGTTTGGGGGACCCTGGCCATGGAGCAGCAAAAGGAAAGAGAACGTCTTTCAAAGCACCTGTTCCTAAACCAAGGGGAGGCTGGTTTACAAAGCCACTCGGACATACCTCCCATCCCAGTCTGCCAACCCGTTCCCATAAAGTGCTGGAAGGCAATGTTATCCAGAGTAATGAGCATTAAAATAGCATTTCAGTTCGTCGATGGCATGCATTCCATCCCTCCCAGGAAGCTGAAGGCAGTGTATATGCTTCCCTCTTGAGAGCTAAAGACTTGGCCGGGCAACAACATTATAGTGCTAAgaaggggggggctggggctgagggaaGAACTCGCTTCACGAGGTGGTGGTGAGAAGAAAatggagcttcttggaggaaggtggGATAAGAGACCGTAAGCAATCGGACACGGTCAGAACCAAGAGAAGGGAGTCCATGTTAAAACTGGAAGCAGTTTCCTTAGGGGTGCATTCATTCACCACGCCACCAAGATCCGCACCTCGCGTATCCAGGCTCGAGGCCCTCTGGCTGGTTTCCAGCTTCCACTTCTTGATTCTGAAATAAGGGCTTGCACCCTCCAGGCTGGCATGGCGCCGCAAGCGAGTGAAGAAATGTAGGACCGTGCCCTGGGC of the Eublepharis macularius isolate TG4126 chromosome 5, MPM_Emac_v1.0, whole genome shotgun sequence genome contains:
- the CBARP gene encoding voltage-dependent calcium channel beta subunit-associated regulatory protein encodes the protein MSNDLSPWENTTEGVTTVPGEVTSQDGYVLLLVLLSIFIGGTLVLLFGVLIICRRCCETDHRHSRANDDPEKTNTTYLDDLQPAQEITIKVEDPDCMSSSSYHDAESERFLSSGSATGRRVSFNEAALFEQSKKTQEKGRRYTLTEGDFHHLKNARLSHLPLPPSAALKIVTIHECESNENSIAMTPRRPPTKPSLAIFQPRGGALPQTALTGHATCPSSALPGDTHNSTVEASPSISSDSGEGASSDRAAKSPKGTGAGSAAPKEPASVPAQGTVLHFFTRLRRHASLEGASPYFRIKKWKLETSQRASSLDTRGSPKRHQFQRQRAASESMDQEDRDPHQTDIIQYIARTDDVAFRPMAGPFLPAPASPTLSLGRLEPSESRSPSSPEPPALEQQPTPLYHDIWSLRASLEMYASSEQGNDQDSVRSDGGDSVSSSGGGLPSFPSSLADDAEGADDKPWGKPKQDSVESEAGTRKLLQMDSGYASIEAPNNAHAAEDQTASEKRHCFTSAGRKATIFESFEGQELEEEERGAAGGLPPHSPLVWAPYGQMFPTRESLPRRDYSIDEKTDALFNAFVRHDPQFDESPLRAKHRSRTHLRKQWQRTKQYSDPGVRYPPALERHRTPLRRGDSVNYPLEGRYHSTLPRIISAGDEEVTSPAAEASDKIQVIEEEPPEEIKMTPDPYGDCLGGGECPGIGNLGTELMDKIAGGLEDRLYGHLKKQRESPECVVVVADASPDHSPE